The Zingiber officinale cultivar Zhangliang chromosome 9A, Zo_v1.1, whole genome shotgun sequence genome window below encodes:
- the LOC122018809 gene encoding putative kinase-like protein TMKL1 isoform X2 gives MEKSFKIRLLLGLLCSFVLLLWLALCFVLWKRMIFRSKSESLEAGGEGGGAGEDVEAEEGLVKFAGGECLTVHDILDAPGEVVSKSGYGTLYRASIEQSGAVLLLRFVRPACVARIEEVLPAIRVLGAIRHPNVVPLRAMYVGPRGEKLLVHPFYAAGSLKQLLRAGVAEAHRWDIIYRISIGIAKGLNHLHTGLDKPIVHGHARSLCSSGIQSPRAGQGQRYQQRNRHLQLRSDPTGDAHSEGSCQQQQILRVQRFPFAQFPVKFCP, from the exons ATGGAGAAGAGCTTCAAGATCAGGCTGCTGTTAGGTTTACTCTGCTCTTTCGTTCTGCTTCTTTGGCTCGCATTGTGTTTCGTCCTCTGGAAGAGAATGATTTTCCGCAGCAAAAGCGAATCCTTGGAGGCCGGCGGCGAGGGAGGTGGGGCGGGGGAGGATGTGGAGGCGGAGGAGGGTCTGGTGAAGTTCGCCGGGGGAGAGTGCTTGACGGTGCACGACATCTTGGACGCGCCGGGGGAGGTGGTGTCGAAATCGGGCTACGGGACGCTGTACAGGGCCAGCATCGAGCAGAGCGGCGCGGTGCTTCTGCTCCGTTTCGTGCGGCCGGCCTGCGTGGCGCGGATTGAGGAGGTGCTGCCGGCGATCCGGGTGCTGGGGGCGATCCGGCACCCGAACGTGGTGCCTCTGCGGGCGATGTACGTCGGACCGCGAGGGGAGAAGCTGTTGGTGCATCCGTTCTATGCCGCAGGGTCGCTGAAGCAGCTCCTAAGAG CTGGTGTTGCAGAAGCACACCGATGGGATATCATCTATAGGATATCAATCGGCATTGCCAAGGGATTGAACCATCTCCACACGGGTCTGGATAAGCCCATTGTGCATG GACATGCTCGAAGCCTCTGCAGCTCAGGGATACAAAGCCCCCGAGCTGGTCAAGGTCAGAGATATCAGCAAAGAAACCGACATTTACAGCTTCGGAGTGATCCTACTGGAGATGCTCACTCAGAGGGATCCTGTCAACAACAGCAAATTCTTAGAGTCCAAAGATTTCCATTTGCCCAGTTCCCTGTTAAATTTTGTCCTTGA
- the LOC122018809 gene encoding putative kinase-like protein TMKL1 isoform X1 — translation MEKSFKIRLLLGLLCSFVLLLWLALCFVLWKRMIFRSKSESLEAGGEGGGAGEDVEAEEGLVKFAGGECLTVHDILDAPGEVVSKSGYGTLYRASIEQSGAVLLLRFVRPACVARIEEVLPAIRVLGAIRHPNVVPLRAMYVGPRGEKLLVHPFYAAGSLKQLLRAGVAEAHRWDIIYRISIGIAKGLNHLHTGLDKPIVHGNLKSNNILIDVDYLPRLSDFGLHLILNPSAAQDMLEASAAQGYKAPELVKVRDISKETDIYSFGVILLEMLTQRDPVNNSKFLESKDFHLPSSLLNFVLEHKVSDVFNSELLNQSIDENSTNEQGLVMLFQLAMACCSPQPSARPDIKHVITRLEDIVL, via the exons ATGGAGAAGAGCTTCAAGATCAGGCTGCTGTTAGGTTTACTCTGCTCTTTCGTTCTGCTTCTTTGGCTCGCATTGTGTTTCGTCCTCTGGAAGAGAATGATTTTCCGCAGCAAAAGCGAATCCTTGGAGGCCGGCGGCGAGGGAGGTGGGGCGGGGGAGGATGTGGAGGCGGAGGAGGGTCTGGTGAAGTTCGCCGGGGGAGAGTGCTTGACGGTGCACGACATCTTGGACGCGCCGGGGGAGGTGGTGTCGAAATCGGGCTACGGGACGCTGTACAGGGCCAGCATCGAGCAGAGCGGCGCGGTGCTTCTGCTCCGTTTCGTGCGGCCGGCCTGCGTGGCGCGGATTGAGGAGGTGCTGCCGGCGATCCGGGTGCTGGGGGCGATCCGGCACCCGAACGTGGTGCCTCTGCGGGCGATGTACGTCGGACCGCGAGGGGAGAAGCTGTTGGTGCATCCGTTCTATGCCGCAGGGTCGCTGAAGCAGCTCCTAAGAG CTGGTGTTGCAGAAGCACACCGATGGGATATCATCTATAGGATATCAATCGGCATTGCCAAGGGATTGAACCATCTCCACACGGGTCTGGATAAGCCCATTGTGCATGGTAATCTCAAGAGCAACAACATTTTGATTGATGTCGATTACCTGCCTCGCCTTTCGGATTTCGGTTTGCACCTTATCTTGAATCCGTCGGCGGCGCAGGACATGCTCGAAGCCTCTGCAGCTCAGGGATACAAAGCCCCCGAGCTGGTCAAGGTCAGAGATATCAGCAAAGAAACCGACATTTACAGCTTCGGAGTGATCCTACTGGAGATGCTCACTCAGAGGGATCCTGTCAACAACAGCAAATTCTTAGAGTCCAAAGATTTCCATTTGCCCAGTTCCCTGTTAAATTTTGTCCTTGAGCACAAAGTCTCCGATGTTTTCAATTCTGAGCTCCTAAATCAGAGCATAGATGAAAACTCCACCAATGAACAAGGCCTAGTGATGCTGTTCCAATTGGCAATGGCTTGCTGTTCCCCTCAACCTTCTGCGAGACCAGATATCAAGCATGTCATCACTCGACTCGAAGACATTGTTCTCTGA